The genomic DNA TAACACCTGGTTCTGCATGTGTTACTTCTAAAATTACACTTGCTGGTAAATCTACAGAAAGGGGCATATTGTCTTCAGAATTAATAATAATCGTAACAATTTCTCCCTCTTTCATCAATCCAGGATTATCTAAAGCAGCCTCCAATAAACGAATTTGAGTGTAATCTGCTTCATTCATAAAATGGTAGAACTCACCATCATGATACAAAAACTGAAACTTATGTGTTTCTACTCTTACGTCATCTATCTTTCTTCCAGCAGGAAATGTATTATCAATTACTTTACCATTGGTAACACTTTTTAATTTTGTTCTTACAAAAGCAGGTCCTTTTCCTGGTTTCACGTGTAAAAATTCTACGACTTTATATATGTCGTTGTTATATTTTATACACAATCCGTTTCTAATATCTGATGTTGTTGCCATTTGTAGTTTTTATATTAAATTAATAATTTTAATAAAATTATTGTAATTTTTACTTCTATTTATTTTGTTTGAAATTTAGTTAGAGTTAAAATACCCTTTCATAATTCCTCTATGAGAATCTTTTATGAATTGAATAATCTCATCTCTTTCTGGAGTTGCTTCCATTTCAGCTTCAATTATATCTATTGCTTGGGTATAGTTGTAATTTTTTTGAAATAATATTCTGTAGATATTCTGAATTTCTCTGATTTTTTCGGTGGTATATCCTCGTCTTCTTAAACCAACGGAGTTTATACCAACATAAGACAAAGGCTCACGTGCCGCTTTTACATAAGGCGGAACATCTTTTCTAACTAAAGAACCACCAGTTACAAATGCGTGTTTACCTACAGATGCAAATTGATGTATTGCAACCATACCAGCCAAAACTACATTGTCTCCAATAGTTACATGACCAGCAAGTGTTGTGTTATTTGAAAAAATACAATTATCACCAACAAAAGAATCGTGTGCAATATGACAATATGCCATAATCAAACAATTGTCACCAATTTTAGTTTTCATTCTATCTGAAGTACCTCTATTGATAGTAACACATTCTCGTATAGTAACATTATCTCCAATTTCTACCGTAGTTTCTTCATCATCAAATTTTAAATCTTGTGGAATTCCTGAAATTACTGCTCCTGGAAAAATTCTACAATTTTTACCAATTCTAGCACCTTCCATAATAGTAACATTAGAACCAATCCAAGTTCCAGAACCAATGGTTACATTGTTATGAATTGTAGTAAAAGGTTCTATTACTACATTTCTTGCTATTTTTGCTTGCGGATGTACATACGCTAATGGTTGATTCATATTTTATTTTTTTCTAGCAATTTGAGCCATTAATTCTGCTTCAGCAACTAGTTTTCCGTTTGCGTAAGCATACGCTTGCATGTGACAAATTCCTCTTCTTATAGGTGAAATTAACTCACATTTAAAAATAATAGTATCTCCTGGTAAAACTTTTTGTTTAAATTTAACATTGTCCATTTTCATGAAATATGTTAAATAATTTTCTGGGTCTGGAACTGTATTTAAAACTAAAACACCACCACATTGTGCCATTGCCTCCACTTGTAAAACACCTGGCATTACTGGTGCTCCGGGGAAATGTCCAACAAAGAAGTTTTCATTCATTGTAACATTCTTCATACCAACAACATGTGTATCTGAAAGTTCTATAATTCTATCAATCAATAAAAATGGTGGTCTATGAGGAAGAATTTCCATAATTTGATGAATATCTAATAATGGAGGTAAATTCAAATCATAAGAAGGAACATTATTTCTTTTTTCTGCCTTAATAATTTTTGCAAGTTTCTTTGCAAATAATGTGTTAATTAAATGACCTGGTTTATTAGCAATTACTTTTCCTTTAATTCGAATCCCCACCAAAGCTAAATCTCCAATAACATCTAATAATTTATGTCTTGCAGCTTCATTTGCCCAATGTAAAGTTAGGTTATCTAAAATTCCGTTTGGTTTTACTGCTATATTTTCTTTATTAAAAGCCTCTTTTAATTTTTGCATCGTATTTTCAGACAATTCTTTGTCTACATATACAATTGCATTATTTAAATCGCCACCTTTTATTAAATCATTCTCGAGTAACATTTCAATTTCATGTAAAAAGCTGAATGTTCTAGCATCTGCAATTTCCTCTTTAAAGTCAGACATTTTATCTAAAGTAGCATTTTGTGTACCTAATATTTTAGTACCAAAATCTACCATAGTTGTTATTTGATATTCTTCTGAAGGCATTAAAATGATTTCACTTCCGGTAGCTTCATCTCTGTAAGAAATTATTTCTTTTACTACATACTCTTCAATATCGGCATCTTGTTCCTCGATTCCTGCTTTCTCTAAAGCTTCCACAAAAAATTTAGAAGAACCATCCATTATTGGTGGTTCAGAAGAATCAATTTCAATTAATAGATTGTCTATATCTAAACCAACAGCTGCAGCCAAAACGTGCTCTGAAGTTTGAATTTGTACTCCGTTTTTCTCTAAATTAGTACCTCTCTGTGTGTTTACAACATATTCTGCTTTTGCCGCTATTATTGGCGAGCCTTCTAAATCTACTCTGCTAAACGCAAAACCATGATTTATAGGTGCAGGTTTCAAAGTCATTTTTACAGTTTTACCAGTATGTAGACCTACACCCGATAAACTAATTTCTTTTTGTATTGTTTTTTGTTTCTTACTCATTATTCTTTTATTTGAGCCTTCAACTCTTTCTCTAGTTGATTGATCTTTGATATTATTTTCGGTAAATTTTTAAAGTGCACATAACTTCTATTAAAATCTTGTACTTTAAAAGCTGGTGTTCCATAGACCATTTCATCGTCCTTTAAGCTTTTCGTTATACCAGTTTGACCTAAAATCTTTACATTATTTCCTATTTTAATGTGGCCTGCAACACCTACTTGACCACCAATCATACAGTTTTCACCAATTTTAGTAGACCCAGAAATACCTGTTTGAGAAGCAATTACAGTGTTTCTGCCTACTTCTACATTGTGAGCTATTTGTATTTGATTGTCTAATTTAACACCTTTTCTAATAATAGTAGACCCTAAAGTAGCTCTATCTATTGTAGAAGCAGCACCAATATCTACATTATCCTCTATAATAACATTTCCTATTTGCGGAATTGCTTTGTACTCTCCATTTTCATCAGGTGCAAAACCAAAACCATCTGCACCAATAACGGCACCAGAATGAATTTTACAGTTTTTACCAATTTGAGTATCTGAATATATTTTTACGCCAGCAAAAATAACGGTATTATCATCAATTTTGCTATTATCTCCAATATAAGAATTTGGATAAATTTTAACATTATCACCAATTTCTACATTTTCTCCTATATAAGTAAACGCACCAATATATCCGTTTTCTCCTATTTTAGAAGATTCAGCAATATAATGAGGTTGTTCTCTGCCTGTTTTATTATTTTTGACTTCGTTATAAAATTCTAATAACTTAGAAAAAGCTTTGTAAGCATCGGCTACTTTAATCAATGTTGTTTTCACTTCCTTTTCTGGAACAAAACTCTTATTAACAATAGCTACAGAAGCATTTGTTGTGTATAAATAAGAATTATATTTAGGGTTCGATAGAAAAGTTAGAGATCCTTTTTCTCCTTCTTCAATCTTAGAAAGTTTAGATACTTCTTCTTCAGGATTACCTACTACATCACCTTCTAAAATATCTGCTATTTGTTGTGCTTTAAATTTCATCAAGCGCAAAAATATAAAAATTATACCGTTTTCTCTAATCTCATCTTACTTTGGATAACAAATAAAGTGTTTTACTACGGGTATTGTTAGCGCCTGCAAGTTTAATTGGTCAGATGCTTTTGCAATATCTTTTATTTTACCCTTTTTATTTAATATATAAATTGGAGACTTTAAATTGTAAGCTTGATTGCTAATTTCTTGATGAAAAACAAAATAACTAGCTTCTTTCTCTGTAATATTTAATTTTTTAATTGCTTTATCTCTCTTTTTATTGATGTAGCCTTCTTTAAAACCTTCTTGTTGAATTTCAATTCTTAATAATTTTCTATCAACAATCATTTTTGCTATTAATGAGAGCACCTTATCATCATGATTTACCCATTCTTTTATGGCAGACAATACATCATAATCATCTAATTTAGCAAACATTTCTAACGTTTCATCTGTAAAATTAGTGGTAGAAATCTGATTAAATAAAAAATATCTTAAAGCAGAACTACAATACAACTCCACTCCTTTTTCTGCCAACTCTTTGGCTCTTTTTAAAATATTTACTAAAATATTTTCTGCTACTAAACCTGTTTTATGTAAATATACTTGCCAATACATTAATCTTCTAGCTATTAAGAAATTTTCTACGGAATAAATCCCTTTTTGCTCAATAACCAATTCGTCATTCTTAACATTCATCATGGCAATTAATCTGTCTGATGAAATATTTCCTTCTGTAACACCTGTATAAAAACTATCTCTTTTTAAATAATCTAAGCGGTCTATATCTAACTGACTAGAAATTAATTGCCCTAAAAATTTACGTGGATTTTTATCTTCAAAAATTTCGATTGCTAACGTTAATTCTCCATTAAACTCCTCATTTAATTTCTTCATAAATTTTAAAGAAATTTCTTCATGGCTAACTCCACTTACAATACTATGTTCTAAGGCATGTGAAAATGCACCATGACCAATATCATGCAATAAAATAGCAATGCACAAAGCATTTTCTTCCTCATTGGAGATTTCAACTTGTTTAAAACGCAAAACACGTATGGCTTTTTGCATTAAATGCATGCAACCAATAGCATGATGAAAACGAGTGTGATTAGCTCCAGGATACACTAAATTAGAAAAGCCCATTTGTGCAATTCTTCTTAAGCGCTGAAAATAAGGATGTTCTATAATATCAAAAATTAAAGAGTTTGGTATTTGTATAAATCCGTAAATAGGATCATTTAAAATCTTAAGTTTGTTTGCTGCTTTTTTCTTCAAAAGGTAAAAGTTTTTCAATGTATACCTGCAAAATACAATATTTATAAGCGTAAAATTATAAATTTAATTCAGAAATTTACAAGTAGTCCATTTAATTTGTAAAATTGGCAATATTTTATCATTTTAGCGGAGCAAAAAAAATAACAAAACCCTAATTTTAACGTTAAAGAAATAAAACAAAATATATGAGCATACAAATTCTATGGGTAGATGATGAAATTGAATTATTAAAACCGCACATTATATTTTTAGAGCGTAAAGATTATAAAGTTACTACTTGTACCAATGGCGCAGATGCAATTAATTTAGTAGATGAAAAAAACTTTGATATTGTTTTTTTAGACGAAAATATGCCGGGTTTAACTGGTTTAGAAACACTTTCAGAAATCAAACAAAAACAAGCCAATTTACCGGTAGTTATGATTACTAAAAGTGAAGAGGAATATATTATGGAAGAAGCAATTGGTTCTAAAATTGCAGATTATTTAATAAAACCCGTAAACCCGAATCAGATTTTATTGAGCTTAAAGAAGAATTTAGATCATTCTCGTTTGGTTTCAGAAAAAACCACTTCGAGTTATCAGCAAGAGTTTAGAAAAATTTCTATGGATTTAGCGATGGTAAATTCTTATGAAGAATGGATCGAGCTTTATAAAAAACTAGTGCATTGGGAATTAGAATTAGAAAATATTAGCGATCCTGGAATGTTAGGTATTCTTGAAAGTCAGAAACAAGAAGCAAACACGCAATTTTTTAAATTTATTAAAAAAAATTATGAAGATTTTTTAACAGCCCATGACAAACCTACTTTTTCTCATACATTGTTTAAAGATTATGTGGTACCAGAATTAAAAAAAAACCAACCTGTTTTATGGGTTGTGATTGATAATTTGCGGTACGATCAATATAGAATCTTAGAGCCATTAATTAATAATCATTATAAGAAGGATGAAGAATATTCTTATTTCTCTATCTTACCTACAGCAACTCAGTATGCTAGAAATGCTATTTTTTCTGGATTGATGCCTTCTGAAATGGAAAAAAGACATCCTGATTTATGGAAAAACGACACAGATGAAGGTGGAATGAACTTGTTTGAAAACGAGTTTTTATCAGCACAAATTAAACGTTTAAGTTTAAATATTAAATATGAATACTATAAAATTACTTCGCTAAAAAGCGGAAAAGAATTGGCAGACAATTATAATGGAACCAAACAAAACGATTTAACTGCTGTAGTTTATAATTTTGTAGATATGCTTTCACATTCGAAAACAGAAATGGAAGTAATTAAAGAATTGGCCGGAGATGATAAAGCATATAGAAGCTTAACTTTAAGTTGGTTTAAGAATTCTGCTTTGTTTGAAATTATTCAAAAAGCACAAGTTTTAGGTCAGAAATTAATTATCACTACAGATCACGGAACCATTAATTGTAAACACCCAACAAAAGTTATTGGTGATAAAAACATTAGTTCTAACTTACGTTACAAAACGGGTAAAAGCTTGTCTTACGAAGAAAAAGATGTGTATGCAGTAAGAAACCCAAAAGACATATTCTTACCAACAGTGGCTATGAATAGTCCGTTTATTTTTGCTAAAGAAGATTTGTTTTTTGCATACCCAAACAACTTTAATCATTTTGTAAAATACTTTAAAAACACGTATCAACATGGCGGTGTTTCTTTAGAAGAAATGATTATTCCTTGTGCGGTTTATAGTCCGAAGTAAAATAATAAGAAGCTATTTCCTGCTTTCACTACTCGCTTTTTTCGTACCTCAAAAGAACTCAAACATACCGTTCAATCAGGGCTAAACTTGCATGCTAACGACATTTAAAATAAAAAAATCTGACAAGTCTAAATAACTTGTCAGATTTGTTATTTTTGCAACATGAATACAAACTATTCTTTAGAAAACCTTTCTGAAATTGCAACTGTAATTATTACATCAGTAAAAAATAAAACATTATTGTTTTATGGAGAAATGGGCGTTGGTAAAACAACTTTAATCAAAGAAATATGTAAACAATTAGGTGTTTTAGATACTATCTCCTCTCCTACTTTTTCGTTGGTAAATGAATATGAAACTTCAAAAAAAGAAAAGATTTTTCACTTCGATTTTTATAGAATTACAGACGAAGAAGAAGCTTTAGACATGGGAATTGAAGAGTATCTGTATAATAACGATTGGTGCCTTATCGAATGGCCACAAAATGTCGAAAATTTACTACCTTTAGAGTCTGTTGAAATCCATTTATCTACTTTAGAAAACGGACAACGTAATATGCAATTAAAATAACCAAGTTATGAGTTCATTTTCTCCGTTTAGTAAAGAAGAGTTGCTTCCTCAAGAAGAAATGTTAGAGATAAAAAAACAGAAAGGAGAATTGTTTATAGGTCTACCAAAAGAAACTTATTTAAGTGAAAAACGTGTTTGTTTAACTCCAGATGCTGTTGGCGCTTTAACCGCAAATGGTCATCGTCTTGTTGTTGAAACAGGCGCTGGAGATGGCGCAAATTTCACAGACAAAGAATATTCTGAAGCTGGTGCAAAAATTTCTTATAACGTAGAAGAAGCTTTTAAATGTAATATTATTTTAAAAGTTGCGCCACCAACAGAAGATGAAATTGAATACATTAGTCCGCAAGCAATTTTAATTTCTTCATTGCAATTAAAAACACAAAACAAAAAATACTTTGAATGTCTAGCTAAAAAGAAAATTACAGCAATTGCGTTCGACTATATAAAAGATGAGCAAGAAACCTACCCAATTGTAAAATCTTTAAGTGAAATTGCTGGAACCGCCTCTATTTTAATTGCCGGCGAATTAATGAGTGGTGTTAATAAAGGTAACGGATTATTATTTGGTAATATTGGCGGAGTTCCACCAACAAGTGTTGTTATTTTTGGTGCAGGAACCGTTGGTGAATATGCCGCAAGAACTGCTATAGGTTTAGGTGCAAGAGTAAAAGTTTTTGATAATTCTATTAGTAAATTAAGAAAACTACAAGATTGTTTACACGCACCAATCTATACATCTACATTACAACCTAAATCTATTTTAAAAGCATTAATGCGATGTGATGTTGCTATTGGTGCAATTCGTGGTAAGAATAGATCTCCAATTTGTGCTACCGAAGAAATGATTGAAAAAATGAAAGAAGGCGCTATTATAGTAGACGTAAGTATAGATAGAGGTGGTTGTTTCGAAAGTTCGAATGTAACCACTCACAAATCGCCCACTTTTGTAAAACATGGTGTAATTCATTATTGTGTGCCTAATATTCCTGCACGTTACGCAAGAACAGCTTCGGTTTCTATTAGTAATATTTTTACACCGTATTTATTAAACATTGCAGAAGAAGGTGGTTTTGAAAATACGGCAAGATTTGATAAAAGTTTGCGCAACGGAATGTATTTCTATCACGGAATTTTAACCAACAAAACCGTTGCAGACTGGTTCGATTTGCCTTTTAGAGATATTAACTTATTGATTCTTTAAATTTAGCACAATTTTCATTAACAAATATTGAAAAATAAAATGGGTTTAGATCACTAAAATTCCTTTAGATTATTCTATAAATAACTTTCAATAATAGCTTTAGAAACAACTCAATTTCCATAAATTTGCATTTCAAAATTTGAACATGTTAGTAAAGAGAATTTTTTATTATTTAGTAGGATTATCACTAGGTTCCATTGCCGTTTATTTCTTCTGGCAAAAGAAAAATGCGACTTTTGATTATGGAATGGACTCAAGAACGCTAAAAACCATTCGAATTAAGAAACGATTATTTTCTGACGATGCAAAAACTGCAATGCAAAAATTTGAAATTGATACTTTAAAAATATCGACGATTTTAACGACGGGTGATGTAGATTTTGGAAAAGGAAGTCCTAGAGAAAAGCCTTGTGCTAAATATTATGTTACAGGAAAAAAAGAGCTAAAAAACGTTAGTTTATTAGTAAAGCGTTGTGATTCGACTGCTACAATTGAAAAAATTATTATTGAATAAAGTATAACTTCTTTACTAAAAAGAGTAACGAAACAATTTATATTTTAAACAGATATCACTTATTCCTAAACAAAGTTTCGGTTTTATTTAAAATTATAAGATCAATCAGTTTTTAAATTTTGATGATAATGCTCTTCAATTTTAGCTACATTTTTTATCGTTTTCTTTACCCAATCAAAATACAAGATCTCTTTTTCTTCTTCAGATAATTGCCACTCAATATCTGAATTTCTAAGCTTTGTAGTAACATCTTGCAAAATAATAGCTGCGGCAACAGAGATGTTTAAACTTTCTGTAAAACCAACCATAGGTATTTTAAGAAAGCCGTCTGCATTTTCTATCACAGTATCAGAAACACCCTCTGCTTCTACACCGAATACAAAAGCAGATTTTTTTGTAATATCAAAGTCTTGTAGCAAACAAGAATCGTTGTGAGGTGTAGTTGCTATAATTTGATATCCTTTTGCTTTTAATTCATCTAAACAAGGTTTCGAATTATCACCATCTTTTCGATATCTATATTGATTTAACCATTTCTGAGAGCCCTTAGCAACATGTCTAGAAACTTTATTATTATATTTATTTTCGATTGCATGTACATCTTGTACGCCAAAAATATCGCAAGTTCTAACCACAGCACTAGCATTGTGTGGTTGAAAAATATCTTCTAAAACTACTGTAAAATGGCGTGTTCTTTCTTCTAGTACTTTTTTAAATAGATTTTTTCTTTTATCAGTAAGAAAGCCTTCAAAATAATTTAATAAATTTTCATCAATCATAAATACAAATTTAAAATTATTATTTTTGTCTTCCTTGAAATATATTCACAAAAATACTCAAATCTTCAATTAAATGAAAAAACTAGTTGTTTTAACAGGAGCAGGAATTTCGGCAGAAAGTGGTATACAAACATTTAGAGATGCTAACGGTTTGTGGGAAGGTCACGATGTAATGGAAGTTGCTTCTCCCGAAGGTTATAAAGCAAATCCTACCTTAGTTTTAGGTTTTTATAACAAACGCAGAAAACAACTATTGGAAGTTTCTCCTAACAAAGCACACTTTAATTTATTAAAATTAGAAACTGATTTTGATGTTGAAATTATCACCCAGAATGTAGACGATTTGCACGAACGTGCAGGAAGCGCTAAAGTGACACATTTACACGGCGAACTTTTAAAGGTAAGAAGTTCTATTGACGAAAATGATATTTTAGAATGGAAAAAGGAGTTGGTTTTAGGGGATTTATGTAGAAGAAATAGTCAATTAAGACCACATATTGTTTGGTTTGGAGAAATGGTGCCAATGTTAGAACAAGCCGTTGAAATTACTCAAAAAGCAGACATTCTAGTAATTATTGGGACTTCTATGCAAGTATATCCGGCAGCAAGTTTAATTGATTATGTAAAACCAAATACACCCATTTATTTTATTGATCCAAAACCATCTGTTTCAGAAAATAATTACAACAACTTAACAATTATTGAAGATGTAGCCAGTTCTGGCACTAATAAATTGATTCGTTTATTGAGTTAACTTTTTAATCCATCAATTATTTCTCTCAAAATGTCATTTTGAATTGAGATAAAAAAAATACAATTAAGAGCTTTTTACTCATTCTTTGGTTGAGTGCCTTTTTTAAAATTTATTTTTTTTTTGTATTTTGAATGTCATTAGCAAACAACTCTAGCCCTGATTGAAGTGGTATCCTTTTTTATTTTTCTTAAAAAAGATATAACGGAAAGCAGGAAATAGCTTCTAAAAAAATTAAGAAACTAACTGATTAAAATACTCGAAAATTTCTCCTTTAGAAATTGAACTTCCTTTTTCTATCAAATCAAAAATTTCTACATTTCTTTCATCTTTATTATAAGGTTTTGTTCCTTTAAAAATTTCAACAGAATTATCCATAGGATTTTGCATTAACCATTCAAATCCTTCTTGTTCTAATAGATTAATATCCCAAGTTATTTTTATTGCAATTCTATGAATTTCTTCTGCATCGCATTTAAATAAATTTACAGATGTTTTAGAAAAGTGTTCTACGTAAGCGGTTTTTGTTAAAACATCATCCCAAACAACATCAGAAAAAACATTCATTTCATCTTCTGCAACATTGGGTGTTTCTTTTTTAATTTGATTCCATTCTTTAGCATCGATACTTTGGGTTGCTAAAAATCGCGCAAAGTCTTCGTGTAAACTTTCAAATTGTTCTTTGGTAAGTTGTCTGTATTTCATTTTTATAAATTCAAAGTCAAAAATAAAAAAAAAGCTCGTTATTTCTAACGAGCTTTTTGTAAAGTATTAAAGTAAATTACTATTCAGCAACAACTTCAAAAGTAATATCAGCAACTACAGCTCTGTGTAACCTTACAGCAGCTTCGTATTTACCTAATCTTTTAACAGAACCACCAACAACTTTAATAAATTTCTTATCTAAATCTGTTCCTGCTTTTGCTAATGCTGCAGCTAAATCGATGTTGTTTACAGAACCAAATAATTTGTCTCCTGAACCAACTTTAGATGCAATTTTAATTTCATATCCTTTAACTGTTTCTGCTATTTTACTAGCATCTTCAATTAATTTAGCTTCTTTATAAGCTCTTTGTTTTAAATTCTCTGCTAAAACTTTCCTTGCAGATGAAGTAGCCAAAGATGCTTTTCCTGTAGGGATTAAAAAGTTTCTACCATAACCGTTTTTTACGTCTACGATGTCATCTTTAAATCCTAAATTTTCTACGTCTTGTCTTAATATAAGTTCCATGTTCTACGTCTTTATTATTTTAACAAATCTCCAACGTAAGGCATTAATGCCAAATGACGACATCTTTTAATTGCTTGCGCAACTTTACGTTGATATTTTAATGAAGTTCCTGTTAAACGTCTTGGTAAAATTTTACCTTGTTCGTTTACTAAATACATTAAGAAGTCTGCATCTTTATAATCGATATACTTGATACCTTTCTTCTTAAATCTACAGTATTTTGCTTCTTTCTTTGTGTCTATATCTAATGGCGTTAAATATCTAACGTCAGCAGATTTACCACCTTTTGCTTGTTGTTCTATTGATGCCATTTCTTATTTTTTAGTAGATTTAACACGTTCAGTTCTAACTTTTGCCCAAGCAGCAGCATGTTTGTCTAATCTAACAGAAAGGTAACGCATAACGCTATCATCTCTTCTAAACTCTAACTCAAATGCAGAAATTTCTTCTCCAGCAACTTTGTACTCAAATAAGTGATAAAAACCACTTTTCTTTTTTTGAATTGGATACGCTAATTTTTTTAAGCCCCAATCTTCTTTAGAAATCATTTCGGCACCTCTAGAAACCAAATAGTCATTAAACTTTTGTACTGTCTCCTTTATCTGAGTATCAGATAAAACGGGATTCAAAATGAAAACAGTTTC from Polaribacter sp. ALD11 includes the following:
- the rplI gene encoding 50S ribosomal protein L9 is translated as MELILRQDVENLGFKDDIVDVKNGYGRNFLIPTGKASLATSSARKVLAENLKQRAYKEAKLIEDASKIAETVKGYEIKIASKVGSGDKLFGSVNNIDLAAALAKAGTDLDKKFIKVVGGSVKRLGKYEAAVRLHRAVVADITFEVVAE
- a CDS encoding DUF6495 family protein; the protein is MKYRQLTKEQFESLHEDFARFLATQSIDAKEWNQIKKETPNVAEDEMNVFSDVVWDDVLTKTAYVEHFSKTSVNLFKCDAEEIHRIAIKITWDINLLEQEGFEWLMQNPMDNSVEIFKGTKPYNKDERNVEIFDLIEKGSSISKGEIFEYFNQLVS
- a CDS encoding NAD-dependent deacylase; this translates as MKKLVVLTGAGISAESGIQTFRDANGLWEGHDVMEVASPEGYKANPTLVLGFYNKRRKQLLEVSPNKAHFNLLKLETDFDVEIITQNVDDLHERAGSAKVTHLHGELLKVRSSIDENDILEWKKELVLGDLCRRNSQLRPHIVWFGEMVPMLEQAVEITQKADILVIIGTSMQVYPAASLIDYVKPNTPIYFIDPKPSVSENNYNNLTIIEDVASSGTNKLIRLLS
- the rpsR gene encoding 30S ribosomal protein S18, translating into MASIEQQAKGGKSADVRYLTPLDIDTKKEAKYCRFKKKGIKYIDYKDADFLMYLVNEQGKILPRRLTGTSLKYQRKVAQAIKRCRHLALMPYVGDLLK
- the rpsF gene encoding 30S ribosomal protein S6 — translated: MNHYETVFILNPVLSDTQIKETVQKFNDYLVSRGAEMISKEDWGLKKLAYPIQKKKSGFYHLFEYKVAGEEISAFELEFRRDDSVMRYLSVRLDKHAAAWAKVRTERVKSTKK
- a CDS encoding RNA methyltransferase; the encoded protein is MIDENLLNYFEGFLTDKRKNLFKKVLEERTRHFTVVLEDIFQPHNASAVVRTCDIFGVQDVHAIENKYNNKVSRHVAKGSQKWLNQYRYRKDGDNSKPCLDELKAKGYQIIATTPHNDSCLLQDFDITKKSAFVFGVEAEGVSDTVIENADGFLKIPMVGFTESLNISVAAAIILQDVTTKLRNSDIEWQLSEEEKEILYFDWVKKTIKNVAKIEEHYHQNLKTD